In Sphingopyxis macrogoltabida, the sequence ATTTCGAAGCCGACAGCCTGGACGAGATGCGGCCCTTTCTTGCCGCCATTCCCGTCCCCATCGTCATCGACCATATGGGGCGGCCCGATGTGACGCAGGGGCGGGAGGGCGCGGATATGTCGGCGTTCCGTACGCTGCTCGACGGCCGGACGGACATATGGACGAAGGTGACCTGTCCCGACCGGCTCGATCCGGCGGGCGCGCCCTATGCCGACTTCGTGAAGGCGGTGCGCCCGCTGGTCGCGGATTATCAGGATCGCGTACTGTGGGGCACCGATTGGCCGCACCCGAACATGGAAACGCGCATTCCCGACGATGGCGGGCTGGTCGAGGTGATCCCGCAGATCGCGCCAACCGCGGCGCTGCAGCACAAGCTGCTAGTCGCCAATCCGATGCGGCTCTATTGGCCCGAGGAAGACTGAGTCGCCGCGCCGCGGCTGCCGAAGATCGACCAGCCTGTCTGTTCGGTAAGGAGCTGGAGCGCGCGGACGCCCAGCGTCGAATTGCCATAGCCGTTGAGGCCGGGCGACCGCACGGCGATTGAGGCGACGCCGGGAACGACGGCTAATATGCCGCCGGAAATACCCGACTTGGCAGGAATCCCGGCACGAAAGGCAAAGTCGCCCGACTCGTCATACATGCCGCACGTCAGCATCAGTGCCAGGATCCGCCGCGCGCGCCGTTCAGAAACGACGCGGCCGTTCGGCATCCGTCCGCCGCACATGAGAAAGCGGCCCGCGCGCGCAAGCTGGCAGCAATCGAGCATCGCTGCACAATAATGCACATAGGTTCCCAGCACTTCGTCGACCCCGTGACGGAGGTTGCCGAAGGCATCCATGAAATAGGCGAGCGCGCGGTTGCGGCCGCTCGCGGCCAGTTCGGATCGGGCGATGTTCTGATCGACGAAAATCGACAAATCGTCGGCCAGGAAGCGGAGGAAGCGGATGAACTCACCGATCGCTTCCTTGGGCTGATGCGGCGACAGGTTAAGGTCGGCAAGCGCGATGGCGCCCGCGTTGATGAACGGATTGCGGGGTATGCCCCCTTCACGCTCCAGCTGCACGATAGAATTATAGGCAGTACCCGACGGCTCGCGGCCGAAGCGTGCCCATAGCTGGTCGCCGATCCGCCCGAGCCCCAGCGTCAGCGCGAAGACACTGGAGATCGACTGAAGCGAAAAAGGCGTATCAAACGCACCGGCCGACACCATCGAACCGTCCGGCATAGCGATCGCGATGCCGATCGTTCGAGGATCGGCGCGCGCGAGTTCGGGAATATAGGATGCCGCGACGCCTGCATCGGCGTCGGCGACGCATTGTGCGACGACATCTGCCGCAAGTTTTTCAAGCTCCGCGCAGTCCATGACAGCTCGCTCTGGTTTGCGGCAAGAAACGGTCCCGCCGAACGCCGGGATCAAACCTAGTCCTGGTCGAGCACCACCGGCCGGCCATCGCGCTTATAAACGATCCCGCCCTTCATGACGAAATGAACCTTCTGCATCACCCGGATATCCGCGATCGGGCTCGATTCCACCGCGATGATGTCAGCGAACCGGCCGGCCTGGATGCTGCCGACATTGTCGCTGTCGCCCAGCAGATCCGCCGCATTCTTCGTCGCCGACAGGATTGCCTCGCCCGCGCCGAGGCCATTGTCGACCATCAGCGGAAATTCCATGGCGTGGTCGCCCTGCCCCAGGTCGGTGCCGTAAGCGATCCTGACGCCTGCCTTCACCGCATAGGGGAACTGCTTTTTCGGCAGCAGGTCGTTGGCGAGTTCCTTCTCCACCGTCCCCGGGCGCAGCTTTTCCGGATGCTCGACCGCGGCCTTGTAATAAACGTCGAAGACGCTGAGCGTCGGGACCAGATAGGTGCCACGATCCTTCATCAGCCGATAGGTTTCGGCATCGGCAAAGGATCCATGCTCGATCGAATCGACCCCCGCCGCAACGGCCGACTTGATCGCCGCCGGCGGATAGGCGTGCGCCGCGACCTTCATTCCCAGGCTGTGCGCGGTGCGGACGGCCTCGGCGATTTCGGCGTCAGTCATCGTCTGGTGCGTGGGATCGTCGCCCGCAGATCCGATGCCGCCCGACGGCATGAGTTTGATCGCCGTGGCCCCGCGGCGATAATGCTCACGCACCCGAAGGCGCGCCTCGTCGGGCGAATCCACGATGCCGTTCGTCCATACCGGGTTGGAAAAGGCACGGTCCAGGCCCGTCCGGTAATCGCCGTGCCCCGCGGTCGGCCCCAGCGGCTCCAGCGCCACCCACAGCCGCGGCCCGGGCATCAGACCCGCGTCGATCGCTTTGCGCAGAGACACGGTAGCGTCACCGCCGCCCACGTCGCGCACGCTGGTGAACCCCTGTAACAGCATCGCGCGCGCGTTAACCGCCGCGGAAAAGCCGCGGTCGATATCATTCTGAGTGAAGGCGCTACCCATCGCGTTAGTGACGCCCGGAAGCGCCATGCCCAGATGGACGTGGCAATCGATAAGCCCCGGGAGAACCGTCGACCCCGACAGATCGATTACCTCAAAACCCGGGGGCGTGACGAAGCCACTTTCGATCTTGACAATGCGGTCGTCGCGGATCGAAATCGATGCTGGTCCCTTTTCCAGGGCCGTGACGCCGTCGATCAGGCGACCCGCGTGGATCACGAGATCGCGTGCGGAAGCCGGCATCGCCAGCAAGGCGGTGACCGCTATCGCGGCGCTGCAAGCAAAGCGCATTTTTCCCAGCATCGAAAGCCTCCATGTCCACGCCATGTTCGCGCGCGCCGACGGCAACCCGGGCGCTCCATCAAAAAGGCTATTCCGCACCCAATGGGGTCACAAGCCACGAACCGGAAAGTGAACTTCGAGTCATCGGCATTTTTTGTGCGCAAACCGGCGTTCATATCTTTCAAAAATGTGACGCAGGGGAACGCTGTGCACATCGGCCGGCGGCGGCCGTACTGACGGCGACGCCAAAAAACCGCTATCAAGGGGGGAAGTTATGACCAAATCAAATTCCAAACGGCAATCACTATCGATCGCCAAAATCAACCGGATGCCGCTCTTGGCACTCGGCCTTTGCGCCGTGATCGCGCCGTCGCAGGCTTATGCCCAGACCGAACCAGAGAAGGCGCCGCAGGAAAGCGCCGCAGATCAGAGGGACACCGACATCGTCGTGACCGCCCTTCGGCGCGAAACAACGCTGCTGGAGACGCCCGCCGCGATCTCCGCCTTTGACGGCGAGGCACTGGCCGAAACTGGATCGACCTCCATCCGCGACTTCGCTGCGCGGACGCCCAGCCTGCGGCTGGTCGACAACGGCCCCGGCCGTAACCGCATCTCGATCCGCGGCATCGTATCCGCCGGCGAGGCGACCGTCGGAACCTATTTCGACGATATTTCGATCCCCGGCTCGCTTGGCCCGGCGAGCGATCCCGGCGGCCGCTCTCCCGACCTCAAGCTTTTCGACATCGAACGCGTTGAAGTGCTGCGCGGCCCGCAGGGCACGCTCTATGGATCGGGGGCGATGACCGGTGCGATCCGTTTCATCAACAAAAAGCCGTCGATGGATTTTGAAGGCCGCGTCGAGGGTAATGTGCAGACGACGCGCCACGGCGAAGCGAGCTATGGCGTGCAGGGCATGGTCAATGTTCCGGTGGTCGACGATCTGATCGCCGCGCGCCTTGTCATGTATAAGCATGACGTTGGCGGCTATGTCGATTATCCGGCCCTGGGCCTGAAGAATGTCAATGGCGCCGACAGCTATGGCGGCCGCCTGCTGGTGCGGGTCACGCCGACCCCGAACCTGACCTTCGACGCCGGGGTCTATATCCAGCGCATGGACTCGGCGAATTCGATCTACACGCCGGCCCTCGGGAAATTCCAGTCCGAAAGCCGTCTGAAACAGCCGTTTTCGGACGACATGGATATTTATAGCGGGACGGTGAACTGGGACGCCGGGGCCGTAAACGTGACCGCGATTTCGAGCTATATCGATCGCCGTTCCTATTACACCTTCGACGACACGGTCTATCTGGAGAGCCTAAAGTCCGACTTCGGCTGCATGTGGATCCGGCAGCAGTTCGCGCGTCCCTGCACGGCGCCGGAACTCACCGACTTCTCGAACTATGTCGACACGTTCTTGCCGTCGCTGGTCGCACAGCCGATGACGACGAAGAGCTTCATCAACGAGTTCCGTCTCGGTTCGCAGAATTCGGGGAAATTTGCCTGGACCGCCGGCATCTACCGCGAAACCCGCAAAGATGGATTGGTCAGTAAAGACATCGGCGTCGATCCGGTGACCGGCGAGGCCTATTTCCCGGAACGCATTCCGACCAGCCGTTTCGTCAACCAACGCTATGTTCAAACGGCCTTTTTCGGCGAAGCGACCTTTTCGCCGACGGAGCAGCTGGACCTCACGGTCGGCGCGCGGCGCTATTCCTACAAAAAGCGTATCACGGGCGCGGTGACAATCCCGTGGGATCTTCTGGCGGCGGTCGCGACGCCTCCCACGACCTTCCGGACGAGCGAGAAGGGCTGGGTTCTCAAGGGCAATATCTCGTACAAGCCCACCGACGGCACGATGATCTATGCCCAAGCTTCGCAGGGCTTCAGGCCGGGCGGCGCAAACCAAGTTCTGGGCCTCGCCAGCGCGCTTACGCCGTATCGGGCGGACAGCCTGTGGACCTATGAGCTGGGCGCCAAGACGCAGCTTCTCGATCGCCGCGTTGACCTCAGCCTCGCGGTCTTCCAGACCGACTGGGACGACATGCAGGTCACCGGCGTCCCGGCGAGCGGCGGCTTCTTCCGCTTCCTTTCGAACGCCGGCGCGGCCCGAATCCGCGGCCTCGAAGGCGAGGTCAACGCCCGGATTGGCGACAATCTGACCATCAGCACAAACGCGAGTTATATCGACGCCAAGCTGACCGAAGACCAGCTCAACGCCAATGTCCGTGCGGCAGGCCGGAAGGGCGACCGGGTCCCGTACATCCCGCGCCTCTCGGGCTCGATCAACACCGAATATCGCGTGCCGGTGTCGGACAGCGCGTCGGTCGCGTGGATTTCCAACCTGTCGTATCAGGGCTCGTCCTGGTCGGAATTCCCGCGGACCAGCGCGACGAACGCCAAGCTTCCGTCCTATTGGCTGCTCAACACG encodes:
- a CDS encoding glutaminase yields the protein MDCAELEKLAADVVAQCVADADAGVAASYIPELARADPRTIGIAIAMPDGSMVSAGAFDTPFSLQSISSVFALTLGLGRIGDQLWARFGREPSGTAYNSIVQLEREGGIPRNPFINAGAIALADLNLSPHQPKEAIGEFIRFLRFLADDLSIFVDQNIARSELAASGRNRALAYFMDAFGNLRHGVDEVLGTYVHYCAAMLDCCQLARAGRFLMCGGRMPNGRVVSERRARRILALMLTCGMYDESGDFAFRAGIPAKSGISGGILAVVPGVASIAVRSPGLNGYGNSTLGVRALQLLTEQTGWSIFGSRGAATQSSSGQ
- a CDS encoding metal-dependent hydrolase family protein translates to MLGKMRFACSAAIAVTALLAMPASARDLVIHAGRLIDGVTALEKGPASISIRDDRIVKIESGFVTPPGFEVIDLSGSTVLPGLIDCHVHLGMALPGVTNAMGSAFTQNDIDRGFSAAVNARAMLLQGFTSVRDVGGGDATVSLRKAIDAGLMPGPRLWVALEPLGPTAGHGDYRTGLDRAFSNPVWTNGIVDSPDEARLRVREHYRRGATAIKLMPSGGIGSAGDDPTHQTMTDAEIAEAVRTAHSLGMKVAAHAYPPAAIKSAVAAGVDSIEHGSFADAETYRLMKDRGTYLVPTLSVFDVYYKAAVEHPEKLRPGTVEKELANDLLPKKQFPYAVKAGVRIAYGTDLGQGDHAMEFPLMVDNGLGAGEAILSATKNAADLLGDSDNVGSIQAGRFADIIAVESSPIADIRVMQKVHFVMKGGIVYKRDGRPVVLDQD
- a CDS encoding TonB-dependent receptor, with translation MTKSNSKRQSLSIAKINRMPLLALGLCAVIAPSQAYAQTEPEKAPQESAADQRDTDIVVTALRRETTLLETPAAISAFDGEALAETGSTSIRDFAARTPSLRLVDNGPGRNRISIRGIVSAGEATVGTYFDDISIPGSLGPASDPGGRSPDLKLFDIERVEVLRGPQGTLYGSGAMTGAIRFINKKPSMDFEGRVEGNVQTTRHGEASYGVQGMVNVPVVDDLIAARLVMYKHDVGGYVDYPALGLKNVNGADSYGGRLLVRVTPTPNLTFDAGVYIQRMDSANSIYTPALGKFQSESRLKQPFSDDMDIYSGTVNWDAGAVNVTAISSYIDRRSYYTFDDTVYLESLKSDFGCMWIRQQFARPCTAPELTDFSNYVDTFLPSLVAQPMTTKSFINEFRLGSQNSGKFAWTAGIYRETRKDGLVSKDIGVDPVTGEAYFPERIPTSRFVNQRYVQTAFFGEATFSPTEQLDLTVGARRYSYKKRITGAVTIPWDLLAAVATPPTTFRTSEKGWVLKGNISYKPTDGTMIYAQASQGFRPGGANQVLGLASALTPYRADSLWTYELGAKTQLLDRRVDLSLAVFQTDWDDMQVTGVPASGGFFRFLSNAGAARIRGLEGEVNARIGDNLTISTNASYIDAKLTEDQLNANVRAAGRKGDRVPYIPRLSGSINTEYRVPVSDSASVAWISNLSYQGSSWSEFPRTSATNAKLPSYWLLNTRLNLELDDAAWRFSVFVNNVFDVTGLTYLAATDDSYAGPSGTASTPRTIGVSVSRSF